The following coding sequences are from one Haploplasma axanthum window:
- a CDS encoding HAMP domain-containing sensor histidine kinase, with protein MKNKKQKGNINLYLKFTLLFLFIMLLSGLIVSLLAFIFSLISNKEMGFILRALVATTVIGVLLTFLVSRIFLREVNKLKRGMQEISEGNFDVRLDLKHPSELKSISDNFNLMAKELSATQILRNDFISNFSHELKTPIVAIRGFAKLLQNPNLSEEKRKEFLDIIFNESNRLSQLSSNILLLTKLESQGIVIEKKEYYLDEQIRQCILLLSKEWETKNISFNLGLNKINYYGNEELLQHLWINLIGNAIKFSKKDSMIKIYLEESDNEVIATIKDSGIGMDTESIKRIYDRFFQVDSNNSAYGNGLGLSIVKRIIDLSNGTINVESKIGNGTTFIITLPKD; from the coding sequence ATGAAAAATAAAAAACAAAAAGGTAATATAAACCTCTATCTAAAATTTACACTTCTTTTTCTATTTATAATGTTATTATCAGGTTTAATTGTTAGTTTATTAGCATTTATTTTTTCATTAATTTCAAACAAAGAAATGGGATTCATTTTAAGAGCTTTAGTTGCGACAACTGTTATTGGTGTTTTACTAACATTCTTAGTTTCACGTATCTTTCTACGTGAAGTAAATAAACTTAAACGCGGTATGCAAGAAATTTCAGAAGGAAACTTTGATGTAAGACTTGACTTAAAACATCCATCAGAACTTAAAAGTATTTCAGATAATTTCAATTTAATGGCTAAAGAATTATCTGCAACACAAATTTTAAGAAATGATTTCATTAGTAATTTCTCACATGAATTAAAAACGCCTATTGTCGCTATTAGAGGCTTTGCAAAACTTCTTCAAAACCCAAATTTATCAGAAGAAAAAAGAAAAGAATTTTTAGATATAATTTTTAATGAATCAAACAGATTATCACAGTTATCATCAAATATTTTGCTACTAACAAAACTAGAGTCACAAGGAATTGTTATTGAAAAGAAAGAATACTATTTAGACGAACAAATAAGACAATGTATTCTTCTTCTATCAAAAGAATGGGAAACTAAAAATATATCTTTTAATCTAGGTTTAAACAAAATAAACTATTATGGAAATGAAGAATTACTCCAACATCTTTGGATTAATCTTATTGGCAATGCCATCAAGTTTAGCAAAAAAGATAGCATGATTAAAATATATCTTGAAGAAAGTGATAATGAAGTAATTGCCACTATTAAAGATTCTGGAATTGGGATGGATACTGAATCAATAAAACGAATTTATGATCGTTTCTTCCAGGTTGATTCAAATAATTCTGCATATGGAAATGGACTTGGATTATCAATTGTAAAAAGAATAATTGATTTATCAAATGGAACTATAAATGTAGAAAGTAAAATAGGTAATGGAACAACATTTATTATTACATTACCAAAAGACTAA
- a CDS encoding alpha/beta hydrolase, whose protein sequence is MKVSKRIAFVLISIFTLITVLTLTVILSLYSSPNFFVWFLRQQPDAIATYVPEEYNVAKNDVLEILDITYESKYKENKIDVYYPKNYDNKKLPTIIWTHGGSFIGGDKSAIKVFGTLVAKEGYTFVSVNYELAPENTYPGPAIQLTEVVKYLKKNINKYQMIDLERVVIGGDSAGAQIAAHFVATQINSELRDEVKIEQVLTPKEIKAVLLFCGPYDMNELDKQFTGNNSNSSISNILSFFVKQIGWSYFGYSGWKSGNEIKQTNIVDQVTNDYPPTYLTDGNRISFMAHAESLEKKLDELGVIVDSYYPSKEDSTKDFNHEYQFNFKDYPVEAFINLEYTLNFLKENIN, encoded by the coding sequence ATGAAAGTGTCTAAGCGAATAGCATTTGTTTTAATATCAATATTTACGCTAATAACAGTACTAACATTAACAGTAATCCTTAGTTTATATAGTTCGCCTAATTTCTTTGTTTGGTTTTTAAGACAACAACCAGATGCTATTGCAACATATGTTCCAGAAGAGTATAACGTTGCTAAAAATGATGTTTTAGAGATTCTTGATATTACTTATGAATCTAAATATAAAGAAAATAAGATTGATGTTTATTATCCAAAGAATTATGATAATAAGAAACTTCCAACAATCATTTGGACTCATGGAGGATCATTTATTGGTGGTGATAAATCTGCAATAAAAGTTTTTGGAACGTTAGTTGCTAAAGAAGGATATACATTTGTTTCAGTTAATTATGAACTTGCTCCTGAAAATACATATCCAGGACCAGCAATTCAACTTACAGAAGTTGTTAAGTATTTGAAAAAGAATATTAATAAATATCAAATGATTGATTTAGAAAGAGTAGTTATCGGTGGAGATTCTGCAGGTGCTCAAATTGCTGCTCATTTCGTGGCAACTCAAATTAATAGTGAGTTAAGAGATGAAGTTAAAATTGAACAAGTACTAACTCCAAAAGAAATAAAAGCAGTTTTATTGTTTTGTGGTCCATACGATATGAATGAGCTTGATAAACAATTCACAGGAAATAATAGTAATTCATCTATTAGTAATATTCTAAGTTTTTTTGTTAAACAAATTGGTTGGTCATATTTTGGATATAGTGGTTGGAAAAGTGGAAATGAAATAAAACAAACAAATATTGTTGATCAAGTAACAAATGATTATCCTCCAACATATTTAACTGATGGAAATCGAATTTCATTTATGGCACATGCAGAAAGCCTAGAGAAAAAACTTGATGAATTAGGCGTTATTGTTGATAGTTATTATCCATCGAAAGAAGATTCAACAAAAGATTTCAATCATGAATACCAGTTTAATTTTAAAGATTATCCTGTTGAAGCATTTATCAATTTAGAATACACATTGAATTTCTTAAAAGAAAATATTAATTAA
- a CDS encoding ABC transporter ATP-binding protein/permease, protein MLRLKEIRKEYEVGNTKVEALKGIDLSFRQNEFVSILGPSGCGKTTMLNIIGGLDKYTTGDLFINGRSTKEFKDSDWDVYRNKRIGFIFQSYNLIPHQTILGNVELALTIAGVSKTERTARAKKALDKVGLQGQYNKKPNQLSGGQSQRVAIARALVNDPEILLADEPTGALDTVTSVQIMDLIKEIAKDRLVIMVTHNPELANEYSTRIIKLLDGELQSDSNPFTEKNEIKETNKRNELLKKEINEPNKEKAKMSFFTSFKLSLQNLFTKKARTILTSIAGSIGIIGVSLVLALSFGLQTQIDNMQNDMLSGNPIEIRKTAMDINAMQNMMTPEEKIEVIKEAGYINVNSMVEALMKRADNAGGLMVNNTITKDYVEYLNNAPSNSVAAILLNYGLDLTNNLYTDVYKSNNDNSDQMSLSTLRMIYTDMLKKTQYSEYSSLIGSLSENFMQVPNNEEYIKEQYNMLHGNYSKNKDEIMIVVNSDNQLNDLLLAQLGYYSQEEFINLIYKAGKSPLYNPSLERSKLSYDELIGKEFTWYPNDVVFNDPTDALAPFTYNSYQNDNFKNGLKLKITGILEPKEDINFGSLTSGFYYTEELANYVIESNNNSKITSYLKNNNLDAFYGMKTEVEQGSGVYKDLGITATYSFEFEGETYQSVSYLGKTDMMSAMLGSMMGGSVKEIPMVSLNELGGSDVPNQISIYPTDFENKKDLITYLDKWNQDIDIKVFDKVLKKADRVDIIYTDTLSIVMTMMSSLIDVITIALIGFTALSLLVSCVMIAIITYVSVVERTKEIGVIRSLGGRKKDVSYLFNAETFIIGATSGLIGVGVTYILSLAINGVVKPLVGMSIAIFPIHYALIMLLVSILLTVLSGLIPSRSAAKKDPVVALRTE, encoded by the coding sequence ATGTTAAGACTTAAAGAGATTAGAAAAGAATATGAAGTTGGAAATACAAAAGTTGAAGCATTAAAAGGTATTGATTTATCATTTAGACAAAATGAGTTTGTTTCAATACTGGGACCATCTGGTTGTGGTAAAACAACAATGCTTAATATAATTGGTGGACTTGATAAATATACAACGGGTGATTTATTTATAAATGGTAGAAGTACAAAAGAGTTTAAAGATTCTGATTGGGATGTTTATAGAAATAAAAGAATTGGTTTTATTTTTCAAAGCTATAATTTAATTCCACATCAAACAATACTTGGAAACGTTGAATTAGCACTTACAATAGCGGGTGTATCAAAAACAGAACGCACAGCACGTGCTAAAAAAGCATTAGACAAAGTTGGTTTACAAGGTCAATATAATAAAAAACCAAATCAATTATCTGGTGGACAAAGTCAAAGAGTTGCAATTGCACGTGCACTTGTAAATGATCCAGAGATACTACTTGCTGATGAACCAACAGGAGCACTTGATACTGTAACATCAGTACAAATTATGGATTTAATAAAAGAAATAGCTAAAGATAGATTAGTTATTATGGTTACACATAATCCAGAACTTGCAAATGAGTATTCAACAAGAATTATAAAGTTATTGGATGGTGAATTACAAAGTGATTCGAATCCATTTACTGAAAAAAACGAGATTAAAGAAACAAATAAAAGAAATGAATTATTGAAGAAAGAAATAAATGAGCCAAATAAAGAAAAAGCTAAAATGTCGTTTTTCACATCTTTTAAATTATCACTTCAAAATTTGTTTACGAAAAAAGCAAGAACAATTCTAACAAGTATCGCAGGTTCAATTGGAATTATTGGTGTATCTCTTGTTTTAGCATTATCTTTTGGACTACAAACACAAATTGATAATATGCAAAATGATATGTTATCTGGAAATCCAATTGAGATAAGAAAGACTGCAATGGATATAAATGCTATGCAAAATATGATGACACCAGAAGAAAAAATTGAGGTCATTAAAGAAGCAGGATATATCAATGTTAATTCAATGGTAGAAGCTCTTATGAAAAGAGCGGATAACGCGGGCGGTTTAATGGTTAATAACACAATAACTAAGGATTATGTTGAATATTTAAACAATGCACCAAGTAATAGTGTTGCGGCAATTCTTTTAAATTACGGACTTGATTTAACAAATAATCTGTATACAGATGTCTATAAATCAAATAATGACAATAGTGATCAAATGTCTTTAAGTACTTTAAGAATGATATATACAGATATGTTAAAAAAGACTCAGTATTCCGAATATTCATCTTTAATTGGATCACTAAGTGAAAACTTTATGCAAGTTCCAAATAATGAAGAATATATAAAAGAACAATATAATATGCTTCATGGTAATTATTCTAAAAATAAAGACGAAATAATGATTGTTGTTAATAGTGACAACCAACTTAATGATTTATTACTTGCTCAACTTGGATATTATAGTCAGGAAGAGTTTATTAATCTTATATATAAAGCAGGTAAATCACCTTTATATAATCCATCATTAGAAAGAAGTAAATTGAGTTATGATGAATTGATAGGTAAAGAGTTTACGTGGTATCCAAATGATGTTGTATTTAATGATCCTACTGATGCACTTGCTCCATTTACATATAATTCATATCAAAATGATAATTTTAAAAATGGATTAAAATTAAAGATTACAGGAATATTAGAACCTAAAGAGGATATTAACTTTGGCAGTTTAACAAGTGGTTTTTATTATACTGAAGAACTTGCAAATTATGTAATCGAATCAAATAATAATTCGAAAATCACATCATATTTAAAGAATAATAATCTTGATGCATTCTATGGGATGAAAACAGAAGTTGAACAAGGATCAGGAGTTTATAAAGATTTAGGAATAACAGCTACATATAGTTTTGAATTTGAAGGTGAAACATATCAATCTGTTTCATATTTAGGTAAAACAGATATGATGAGTGCAATGTTAGGTTCAATGATGGGTGGAAGTGTTAAAGAAATTCCAATGGTTAGTTTAAATGAACTTGGTGGATCTGATGTTCCAAATCAAATATCAATATATCCAACAGATTTTGAAAATAAGAAAGATTTAATAACCTATTTAGATAAGTGGAATCAAGATATAGATATTAAAGTCTTTGATAAGGTATTAAAAAAAGCCGATAGAGTAGATATTATATATACAGATACTTTATCGATTGTTATGACAATGATGAGTTCATTGATTGATGTTATAACAATTGCATTAATTGGATTTACAGCATTATCTCTTCTTGTGTCGTGTGTGATGATTGCAATTATCACATATGTATCTGTTGTTGAAAGAACTAAAGAGATTGGAGTTATTCGTTCTCTTGGGGGAAGAAAAAAAGATGTTTCATATTTATTTAATGCAGAAACATTTATAATAGGAGCAACTTCAGGTTTAATCGGTGTTGGAGTAACGTATATACTATCATTAGCAATCAATGGTGTTGTTAAGCCTTTGGTTGGAATGTCAATTGCAATATTCCCAATTCATTATGCGCTTATAATGTTACTAGTAAGTATTTTACTTACAGTTTTATCAGGTTTAATACCATCAAGATCAGCAGCTAAGAAAGATCCAGTTGTTGCTCTTAGAACAGAATAA
- a CDS encoding AAA domain-containing protein — protein MALKRNALLDRLDNLREEIRKEVLEKKGIEPVVCTDSALKEITNKRPLKISDFMAISGLEKDFMSLYADRFLNEILSYEQSLTKEVQVSKTAHKVLHNYKDRLTNISKSNPNLYMGRVENIKSFDLTSLNIDEEIINFLINPKNKKLKVSFPNELINNRMTTLYRETNKSFKETGSYNLYVAYPYVEGVFTKEHFPIKAPLIYFPVKFERNKRDITLVKDNEKDIIFNRDLLLAASKVESGTLDSKMPSIESFNEEVLRDIIIKFYESNGTPIYSKPNSINFEPFQNELKEDFVKREHTNFTFKSYITLGRYQPYSSMIQKDMDTILSNHKYNELLEGLIDEANLYKKEAKGIYTGNQGSVKESKISYINELNDSQEKVIELLNTEKKLVIWGPPGTGKSQTITSLIASSILKGENVLVVSEKKVALDVIYSRLKGASRYSMFIDDAENKQSFYTKLQGFLDPMPPVRTRNNDIYHLEEEINELTTTLDNSLRLLYGEKIDEDVTISGLYSKYLKDKDVLSDLTPLKIYQMFERNFNNFTFKDIDNLERTFSKDKELIEYLEFEKMITKYPILLKLDLKISRSGKIELESFDSDFKNYLENIKNKGFFGRRKLNKEFFSQNSLRLKFMTIKNSIDKKYLKEIKNNPKLNNYILENSLRLDKYLTKHKKLSITERKYLKMLLNDELVKDLDDISKYRSYLFNAYYTGLIEDFKARNQKHLYIIDDYQNKMEKLESLISEKMQVTIESFEMSLYRYALNFSNTKRIMDIKRTLEQTQKPSIKAFIDIFQPEMMENIRVWMMTPEVVSAVMPLRYGMFDLVIFDEASQMYVEKGIPAIYRAKKVVIAGDPKQLRPSSLGIGRIQDEDELFEEDTLKEASLDAKSLLDLARYKYTETLLNYHYRSEYEELISFSNHAFYDGKLIVSPNQTQSVKPPIEYVYVEDGVFEDRKNHKEALEVVELIKKIFRQRKNNETIGVITFNSSQRDLIENYIDKELFNKSTYQRKFEQEMFRTEDGEDKSLFVKNIENVQGDERDIIIFSMGYAKDDSGSVKRRFGWLNHEGGENRLNVAVTRAKKKIYFVSSLYPEELKVEDLTSRGPKLLKDFMRYCYYVSSKKQDSVKLILNSLNATEVQTQETITTQLAEEIKQRLERNKYEVHSSIGIGKYNINLGIYDKETDSYKLGIICDIASPDNINARKDLLHQERYLKSRKWNVYRIFASNWYTDPNKELRNIRDMLKKN, from the coding sequence ATGGCATTAAAAAGAAATGCTCTTTTAGATAGATTAGATAATCTAAGAGAAGAAATAAGAAAAGAAGTTTTAGAGAAAAAGGGAATTGAACCAGTAGTCTGTACTGATTCAGCTTTAAAAGAAATAACAAATAAACGTCCACTTAAGATAAGTGATTTTATGGCTATTTCGGGATTAGAAAAAGATTTTATGAGTCTATATGCTGATAGATTTTTAAATGAAATCTTATCATATGAACAATCCCTTACTAAAGAGGTTCAAGTGTCTAAAACTGCGCATAAAGTACTTCATAATTATAAAGATAGATTAACAAATATTTCAAAATCAAATCCAAATCTATATATGGGACGTGTTGAGAATATTAAAAGTTTTGATTTAACTAGTTTAAATATCGATGAGGAGATTATCAACTTTTTAATTAATCCTAAAAATAAAAAACTTAAAGTATCATTTCCAAACGAATTAATAAACAATCGAATGACAACCCTATATCGTGAAACTAATAAGTCTTTTAAAGAAACAGGATCTTATAATCTATATGTTGCTTATCCATATGTTGAGGGTGTTTTTACAAAGGAACATTTCCCAATAAAGGCTCCATTAATATATTTCCCTGTTAAATTCGAGAGAAATAAACGAGATATTACTCTAGTAAAGGATAATGAAAAAGATATTATTTTTAACAGAGATTTATTATTAGCTGCTTCAAAAGTTGAAAGTGGTACACTAGATTCTAAAATGCCTTCAATTGAGAGTTTTAATGAAGAAGTATTAAGAGATATTATCATTAAGTTTTATGAATCTAATGGTACACCAATTTATAGCAAACCCAATTCAATAAATTTTGAACCTTTTCAAAATGAATTAAAAGAAGATTTTGTTAAAAGAGAGCATACTAATTTCACATTTAAATCATATATTACTTTAGGTAGATATCAACCATACTCATCTATGATTCAAAAAGATATGGATACGATTCTTTCTAATCATAAATATAATGAACTACTCGAAGGTTTAATTGATGAAGCAAATCTTTATAAAAAAGAAGCTAAAGGTATTTATACAGGAAATCAAGGTTCTGTTAAAGAAAGTAAGATTTCATACATTAATGAATTAAACGATTCACAAGAGAAAGTTATTGAACTTTTAAATACTGAAAAAAAATTAGTTATTTGGGGGCCACCAGGAACAGGTAAATCCCAAACAATTACAAGTCTTATTGCATCTAGTATTTTAAAGGGTGAGAATGTTTTAGTTGTTAGTGAAAAGAAGGTTGCTCTTGATGTAATTTATTCAAGATTAAAAGGAGCATCAAGATATTCAATGTTTATTGATGATGCCGAAAATAAACAAAGCTTTTATACTAAACTTCAAGGGTTTTTAGATCCAATGCCACCAGTTAGAACACGAAATAATGATATCTATCATTTGGAAGAAGAAATCAATGAACTAACGACAACACTAGATAATTCATTAAGACTGCTTTATGGTGAAAAAATTGATGAAGATGTAACAATAAGTGGATTGTATAGCAAGTACTTAAAGGATAAAGATGTGTTATCAGATTTAACACCTTTAAAAATCTATCAAATGTTTGAAAGAAATTTTAATAATTTTACTTTTAAAGATATTGATAATCTAGAAAGAACTTTTAGTAAGGATAAAGAACTAATTGAATACTTAGAATTTGAAAAGATGATAACTAAATATCCAATTCTTTTAAAATTAGATTTAAAAATTTCTAGAAGTGGGAAAATTGAATTAGAAAGTTTTGACAGTGATTTTAAGAATTATTTAGAAAACATTAAAAACAAAGGCTTTTTTGGAAGAAGAAAACTTAATAAAGAGTTTTTCTCTCAAAATAGTTTAAGATTAAAATTCATGACAATTAAGAATTCAATTGATAAAAAGTATTTAAAAGAAATAAAGAATAATCCAAAGTTGAATAATTATATTCTTGAAAATAGTTTAAGATTAGATAAGTACCTGACAAAACATAAAAAACTATCGATAACTGAACGTAAATATTTAAAAATGTTATTAAATGATGAGTTAGTAAAAGATTTAGATGATATTAGTAAATATAGAAGTTATTTATTTAATGCATATTATACAGGACTGATTGAAGACTTTAAGGCAAGAAATCAAAAACATTTATATATAATCGATGATTATCAAAATAAAATGGAAAAACTTGAGTCATTGATTAGTGAAAAAATGCAAGTGACAATTGAATCATTTGAAATGTCACTTTATCGTTATGCATTAAACTTTTCAAACACGAAAAGAATTATGGATATAAAACGTACTTTGGAACAAACACAAAAACCAAGTATTAAAGCATTTATTGATATTTTCCAACCTGAAATGATGGAAAATATTAGAGTTTGGATGATGACACCAGAAGTTGTTAGTGCCGTTATGCCGCTTAGATATGGGATGTTTGATTTAGTTATTTTTGATGAGGCGTCACAAATGTATGTTGAAAAAGGAATTCCAGCTATTTATCGTGCTAAGAAAGTTGTTATTGCGGGTGATCCAAAGCAACTTAGACCTTCAAGTCTAGGAATTGGTAGAATTCAAGATGAGGATGAGTTATTTGAAGAAGATACATTAAAAGAAGCTTCGCTTGATGCTAAGAGTTTGTTAGACTTAGCTAGATATAAATATACTGAAACATTATTGAACTATCATTACCGTTCTGAATATGAAGAATTAATAAGTTTTTCAAATCATGCATTTTATGATGGTAAATTAATTGTTTCACCAAATCAAACTCAAAGTGTTAAACCACCAATTGAATATGTCTATGTTGAAGATGGTGTTTTTGAAGATCGTAAGAATCATAAAGAAGCTCTTGAGGTTGTTGAGTTAATTAAAAAAATATTTAGACAAAGAAAAAATAATGAAACAATCGGAGTGATTACTTTTAATAGTAGTCAACGTGATTTGATTGAAAATTATATTGATAAAGAACTATTTAATAAGAGTACATACCAAAGAAAGTTTGAACAAGAAATGTTTAGAACTGAAGATGGGGAAGATAAGAGTTTATTCGTTAAGAATATTGAAAACGTTCAAGGAGATGAACGTGATATAATTATTTTCTCAATGGGGTATGCAAAAGATGACTCAGGAAGTGTTAAACGAAGATTTGGTTGGTTAAATCATGAAGGTGGAGAAAATAGATTGAATGTTGCTGTTACAAGAGCGAAGAAAAAAATTTATTTTGTTTCTTCATTATATCCAGAAGAATTAAAAGTTGAAGACTTAACAAGCAGAGGACCGAAGTTATTAAAAGATTTTATGAGATACTGTTATTATGTTTCAAGTAAAAAGCAGGATTCAGTAAAACTTATTTTAAATAGTTTAAATGCTACTGAAGTTCAAACTCAAGAAACAATAACAACCCAATTAGCAGAAGAGATAAAACAAAGACTAGAAAGAAACAAATATGAAGTACATTCATCGATTGGAATTGGTAAATATAATATTAATTTAGGAATCTATGATAAAGAGACAGATTCATATAAATTAGGAATTATTTGTGATATTGCAAGTCCAGATAATATTAATGCTAGAAAAGATTTACTTCATCAAGAGAGATATTTAAAGTCTAGAAAATGGAATGTTTATCGTATCTTTGCTTCAAACTGGTATACTGATCCAAATAAAGAACTAAGAAATATAAGAGATATGTTAAAAAAGAATTAG
- a CDS encoding ATP-binding protein — translation MIDFFYSHGFVIELIITSSLFVYFLKPRAKFFLRVLLCIATLFLVSIVWDKVIPSNTYLIIFKHITLFTFCFLAIMFCFKATIWESLFLETSAFTVQHSAFKLGFLVQTIIESKFENTIVSIISYLLIDLVIYILAYRLFSLKIKNEHVSSKKMNNQIVLMAVALILFTTIFQNLFEFIIDKNDLMMLIAITSYDLVSCVLVISIQFGILKNNRLTYETTVLEHVLYKQKEQMINSKHNMDILNIKYHDLKYLVNSIENRIEANELEELHKVINAYDLYVDTGNEALNIILSEKKLICDNNNIKFNYILDGQKLNFMQASDIYSLFGNAIDNAITATKKIQKMEKRNIKIVVKKVLNIVIIVIENYYEGEILFDDIFPITTKEDRNYHGYGMKSIKYIVDKYQGFMSVKSEKERFTLSISFEEQK, via the coding sequence ATGATAGATTTTTTTTATTCACATGGGTTTGTAATAGAATTAATAATAACATCATCACTTTTTGTATATTTTTTAAAACCAAGAGCAAAATTTTTTTTAAGGGTTTTATTATGTATAGCAACGTTATTTTTAGTATCAATTGTTTGGGACAAAGTTATTCCAAGTAACACATATTTGATTATTTTCAAACATATAACACTGTTTACGTTTTGTTTTCTTGCTATTATGTTCTGTTTTAAAGCAACAATTTGGGAATCATTATTTTTGGAGACAAGTGCTTTTACTGTGCAACATAGTGCTTTTAAATTGGGATTTTTAGTTCAAACGATTATTGAAAGTAAATTTGAAAATACCATAGTAAGTATTATTAGTTATCTATTAATTGATTTAGTTATTTATATTCTTGCTTATCGTTTATTTTCTTTAAAGATTAAGAATGAGCATGTTTCATCTAAAAAAATGAATAACCAAATAGTCTTAATGGCTGTAGCACTAATTCTTTTTACAACCATTTTTCAAAACTTATTTGAATTTATTATTGATAAAAATGATTTGATGATGCTAATTGCTATTACAAGTTATGATTTAGTTTCTTGTGTTTTAGTCATATCAATTCAATTTGGTATTTTAAAAAATAATCGTTTAACTTATGAAACTACTGTCTTAGAACATGTCTTATATAAACAAAAAGAACAAATGATTAATTCTAAACATAATATGGATATATTAAATATTAAGTATCACGATTTAAAGTATTTGGTTAATAGTATTGAAAATAGAATTGAAGCAAATGAATTAGAAGAACTACATAAAGTTATAAATGCTTATGATTTATATGTTGATACAGGAAATGAGGCATTAAATATTATACTTTCAGAGAAAAAGTTAATATGTGATAACAATAACATCAAGTTTAATTATATTCTGGATGGACAAAAACTGAACTTTATGCAGGCCTCAGATATATACTCTCTTTTTGGTAATGCAATTGATAATGCTATAACAGCAACAAAAAAAATTCAAAAAATGGAAAAAAGAAATATAAAGATTGTTGTGAAAAAGGTTTTAAATATTGTAATAATTGTTATTGAAAACTATTATGAAGGAGAAATTCTATTTGATGATATCTTTCCTATAACTACCAAAGAAGACAGAAATTATCATGGATATGGAATGAAGAGTATTAAGTATATTGTCGATAAATATCAAGGTTTTATGTCTGTAAAATCTGAAAAGGAAAGATTTACATTAAGTATCTCATTTGAAGAGCAAAAATAA
- a CDS encoding response regulator transcription factor: MFNILIVEDDKNIQKLMTEVLITDGYKVTSAFNGIEALDVLEQKQIDLIILDIMMPKMNGFEFAKTLKNNNAFIPILVITARHLLEDKKKAFTLGVDDYMIKPVEEEEMLLRIKALLRRSNNTSEHTLKIGNITLNYNELSIKTNKENIYLPKKEFYILYKLLTNPNTIYTRFQLMEEFWGYDTESETHTVSVHINRIRSKIDYIEEFKILTIHGLGYKAVIYEK; encoded by the coding sequence ATGTTTAATATTCTAATTGTTGAAGATGATAAAAATATTCAAAAGCTAATGACTGAAGTATTAATAACTGATGGCTATAAAGTTACAAGTGCATTTAATGGTATTGAAGCGTTAGATGTTTTAGAACAAAAGCAAATTGATTTAATCATTTTAGATATCATGATGCCTAAAATGAATGGTTTTGAATTTGCTAAAACACTTAAGAATAATAATGCCTTTATACCAATACTCGTTATCACAGCAAGGCATCTATTAGAAGATAAAAAGAAAGCTTTCACGTTAGGTGTTGATGATTATATGATTAAACCTGTTGAAGAGGAAGAAATGTTGCTTAGAATTAAAGCACTTCTTAGAAGAAGTAATAATACAAGCGAGCATACTTTAAAAATCGGGAATATCACCCTTAACTACAATGAGTTGTCAATTAAGACAAATAAAGAAAATATTTACTTACCTAAAAAAGAATTTTATATTCTCTATAAACTCTTAACTAACCCCAATACTATCTATACTAGATTTCAATTAATGGAAGAATTTTGGGGATATGATACTGAAAGTGAGACACATACAGTGAGCGTTCATATCAATAGGATTAGATCAAAGATTGATTACATAGAAGAGTTTAAAATATTAACAATTCACGGTTTAGGATATAAGGCAGTTATATATGAAAAATAA